The DNA window AAAACAGAATGTAAGAAAGGCGAAGTATATAAAATATGGAAATATAATTTTTAATCTTACTCATGACAAACTTTTCACATCTTAATACAAAGGGGCAGCCGGGCATGGTAAATGTTGGCAGTAAAAAAATAACGCACCGGAAAGCAGTCGCTAAAGCGGTTGTGATACTTCCCCGAAATATTCTGAAAGCGCTTCAAAAAGATGACTTTAAAACTAAAAAAGGTTCTGTTTTCCAGACTGCAATCATTGCAGGAATAATGGCCGCGAAAAAAACTGGTGACCTCATCCCACTCTGCCATCCGATAGGTATGGATAATTGTGAAATAGAGATTGAAATCAATTCTCAGGATGAGATTGAAATCTATTGTACTGCTGAAATCGAAGCAAAAACAGGTATTGAGATGGAAGCATTGACAGGCGCATCGGTTGCCGCACTTACCATTTATGATATGTGCAAAGCATTAAGCCATGATATTGTGATTAAAGAAATAAAACTAATAGAAAAATCAGG is part of the Chryseobacterium lactis genome and encodes:
- the moaC gene encoding cyclic pyranopterin monophosphate synthase MoaC, producing MTNFSHLNTKGQPGMVNVGSKKITHRKAVAKAVVILPRNILKALQKDDFKTKKGSVFQTAIIAGIMAAKKTGDLIPLCHPIGMDNCEIEIEINSQDEIEIYCTAEIEAKTGIEMEALTGASVAALTIYDMCKALSHDIVIKEIKLIEKSGGKNDFKRE